The segment CTACAGCCCTGCAGCACATCTCACCTCCTGCTATACACAATCTTAACTATAAATGCAGTCCTGCAGCACATCTCACCTCCTGCTATACACAATACAAATACAGCTCTGCAGCACATCTCACCTCCTGCTGTACACAATCTTCACTACAAATAAGGTCCTGCTCCTTATTTCCCCTCCTGCTATACACAATACATAATACAAATACAGCTCTGCAGCACATCTCTCCTCCTGCTATACACAATCCTCACTACAACTACAGCTCTGCAGCACATCTCACCTCCTGCTATACACAATACATAATACAAATACAGCTCTGCAGCACATCTCTCCTCCTGCTATACACAATCCTCAGTACAAATACAGATCTGCAGCACATCTCTCCTCTTGCTATACACAATACTTACTAGACCTACAACCCTGCAGCACATCTCTCCTCCTGCTATACACAATCCTCACTATAACTACAGCCCTGCAGCACATCTCTCTTACTGCTATACACAATCCTCGCTATAACTACAGCCCTGCAGCATATCTTTCCTCCTGCTAAACACAATCCTCACTACAACTACAGCCCTGCAGCATATCTCTCCTCCTGCTATACACAATCGTCACTACAATTACAGCCCTGCAGCACATCTCACCTCCTGCTATACACAATACATAATACAAATACAGCCCTGCAGCACATCTCTCCTCCTGCTATACACAATCCTCACTACAACTACAGCCCTGCAGCACATCTCTCCTACTGCTATACACAATCCTCGCTATAACTACAGCCCTGCAGCATATCTCTCCTCCTGCTATACACAATCCTCACTACAACTACAGCCCTGCAGCATATCTCTCCTCCTGCTATACACAATCGTCACTACAACTACAGCCCTGCAGCACATCTCACCTCCTGCTATACACAATACATAATACAAATACAGCCCTGCAGCACATCTCTCCTCCTGCTATACACAATCCTCACTACAACTACAGCCCTGCAGCACATCTCACCTCCTGCTATACACAATCTTAACTACAAATACAGCCCTGCAGCACATCTCTCCTCCTGCTATACACAATCCTCACTACAACTAGAGCCCTGCAGCACATCTCTCTTCCTGCTATACACAATCTTCACTACAATTACAGCCCTGCAGCACATCTCACCTCCTGCTATATACAATCCATAATACAAATACAGCTCTGCAGCATATCTCTCCTCCTGctatatacacaatacccacaacaACTACAGCCCTGCAGCACGTCTCACCTCCTGCTATACACAATCCATAATACAAATACAGCTCTGCAGCATATCTCTCCTCCTGCTATATACACAATACCCAAAATTACAGCCCTGCAGCACATCTCACCTCCTGCTATACACAATCCATAATACAAATACAGCTCTGCAGCATATCTCTCCTCCTGctatatacacaatacccacaacaACTACAGCCCTGCAGCACATCTCTCCTCCTGCTATACACAATCCCTGCAGCAcgtctcacctgttacctgtgcctTGCTTCGGGTCGCTGACAATGCTGAGGTCAGAGCACTATCCTGAGTGTATAATCCGGTGTGCGCTGAGCGGATACAGGGAGGGATGTGCCAGGTGCAGCAGGTAGATGCAGGTGTGTCCCATGGGACCAGCTGTTTATATGAACTGCTGTATGATGCAAGCACTGTATCTAAATAGCGGCCCCGCAGGGACTGTCAGAGCGGGGGGCCTGGGGATTCCATAGAGGAATCAGTAACACAAAGCCTATAGCGCCTGCCTGTAATGTCCCTGTTTCACTGACTGTGACCACTGAGCTAACGCTTCTCAAGGCCACACCAGTTGTGTGTTTGTTGTTTCCTTGTACAGCTGACGTGGAGAACTTTTGTAATTACAGAATTCTCTCCGCAATGTCTGATTCTACAGGGACGGGGAAGATTAACCCATTTATTGCCACATTACATAGATGGATAAATCAATAGGAATTAGTTGGGAGCCAAATCTTGCAGCTCAAATTTATTGCTTAAATCATATAGGAAACTGATTCAGAGTCAGACGCAATTGCGGAGACATCTGCAACCTGCGCGTGCGTCCTAGCAATGGCGGACTGTTGCATACGCACGTGCTTGGATCGATTGATCCATCTATTGACGGACAACTCTCTGCATGAAATGGGCCTTTCTCAGGGGTGTGACTCGGAGAGACTAGGGAACAGGACCGGACATACTgtaggtgacagcaggaggcactgacagccagcacatgccggagctctgccgccctctttatatgtctcaatgtCTGCGTGTAGCTGTGCAGCGGGGTTACTTCTGTTTTTCTACactactctctgccccagctgctgcagcacctctctctgtcccagctgctgcagcacctctctctgtcccagctgctgctgcagcacctctctgcttTAAAAGCTGCAgattaacatgtataagcggctctactgtggtgtaacatgtataaatggctctactgtggcataacatgtataaggggctttactgtgtggcttaacgtgtataaggggctttactgtgttgtgtaacgtgtataaggggctctactgtggtgtaacgtgtataaatggctctactgtggcataacatgtataaggggctttactgtatggcttaacgtgtataaggggctttactgtgttgtgtaacgtgtataaggggctctactgtgttgtgtaacgtgtataaggggctctactgtgttgtgtaacgtgtataaggggctctactgtgttgtgtaacgtgtataaggggctctactgtgttgtgtaacgtgtataaggggctttactgtgttgtgtaacgtgtataaggggctctactgtgttgtgtaacgtgtataaggggctttactgtgttgtgtaacgtgtataaggggctctactgtgtggcgtaaagtgactaacggacactattttggtgtaatgtgaataacggacaatactgtaaggtgcaatctgaattggaactattctgtggccacacccatttcccatgaagccaggcccctatatttttgttgcgcgcctTAGGTgcgtactgtccctattttaaCCATGGGGAACcgacctgtcaccaatttaggatttttaaatattttttcttttcaaatgtaacatgcccacaTTTCAATACAGGGTaaggggtgccaaaacatacccttactccgggcaccatggcacctagctacacctctggcctTTCTGGGCAGCAACGACCGATGCGATCGCACAGAACTGTTCCATCTCGTGGGCACAGCATGGGAACCTCATGGGCACGTGGTCAGCCTGGGGCATACAAACACAGATAGGGCGTTTGGCACGGATGAATCTTTTGCATCCTGCATGGCGTGTAAGGGACGATACTGACGGCTGCAGGCGGAGAACCAGTAAGCGGACTGGCCATCCGCATGAATCCGGACAGATACTGGCATTAGTGTAAGTTAGTAAGCAGCCCGACGCAGCCAGTGACGCAGATGAGGAATGACCTGTCAGCTTCAGAGGTCTATCTGCaaccagccaatcaggagaggcTAGCTAGCCCTGTCACTCATCTTCATGCGCACCAGCCCTCCCCCCCAGCTGCCGTTCCCCCCCAGCTGCCGTAAtggatagattgtaagcttgcgagcagggccttcctacctctatgactgtttgttattactacgttttgttttatcattgtgtccaactgtaaagtgcaacggaatttgccgcgctgtataagaaactgttaataaataaataaataaatagtaagacTGTCAGGAGCATCTTCGGCCTATTTTCTCGCTACTCCAATTCACCATCAGCCTCTCTGGGTTTAATGCCGCTCCCTGCCCGTCTCATTACCCTGTGCCGCTGCTGTCTCAATGTCGCGAATTATACTCCCTGTCTGCGACTTTATCGAGCTCGGAAGAATGTGGTTGCCAACCAGCTGACTGCATCCCTCTCCCCCTGGAGTCCCCAGCAATGGCCGCCAGGCCTGTGTCACTGCACAGCTATGTACTAATCACAGCTAAGACCTtgggtggtaattcagatctgatcgctgctgtgcgtttttgcacagcgggcgatcaggaccaaactgcacatgcgtattcaccgcaatgctcaggggCGTCGGACAGCTACAGCGGGCTTCGCCggttagcgacgggatggtgcgaaggatccattcgcacgggcgtacgcaaggtgattgacaggaagaggccgtttgtgggtggcaactgcccgctttcagggagtgtccggaaaaacgcaggcgtgtccaagcgttttcagggagggtgtctgacgtcagctccggccccgatcagcaggattcagtcgcactgtaggagtaagtcctgggctgcgcagagactgcacaaagtggtttTTAGCAGATCtgctacacatagcatcgcacacttgcacagagaaaatatactccccctgtaggcggcgactatctgatcgcagggctgcaaaaaacgcagcccagcgatcaggtctgaattaggcccaaaattgaCCTGATTAAAGGGGATCTGGTCACATTGTGGACAGTTATAAtttcgacattcataatgttgacaccacaatgtctaCATGGTTCAAAATGTTGACACTCTCAGAATGCCGACAGTTAGGTTTTGGCACTGCCAGGAGTGCTAAGGGCAGGCACTAGGTGGGAGGGTAAGGGGTAGGGAACAGGGTTAGGGATAAGCAGAAAATACTCAACCAAACTCCGTCAGAGGTCTGCGCCGGAAGGCCGCATTGTTCACATGACCGCCGGAGGCCGTACTGGTGCTGCAGCAGCCGTTAGGACCAGGTAAGTGACTGGAGGGCCACCAACGACGTCATGTCGACATGCTGTCATGTCGACATGTCATCCCGCATGTCAACATGCTCACATTTTGACCAACTGTCGACCGAACGTACCACACCTGATTAAATGGCATCATGTTTGTAGCAGAGCGGAGCGCTGGATGTCACTATTCCCGGTGCCCTGGATGTCACTATTCCCGGTGCCCAGGATGTCACTATTTCCGGTGCCCTGGATGTCACTATTCCCGGTGCCCAGGATGTCACTATTCCCGGTGCCCTGGATGTCACTATTCCCGGTGCCCTGGATGTCACTATTCCCGGTGCCCAGGATGTCACTATTCCCGGTGCCCTGGATGTCACTATTCCCGGTGCCCTGGATGTCACTATTCCCGGTGCCCTGGATGTCACTATTCCCGGTGCACTGGATGTCACTATTCCCGGTGCCCTGGATGTCACTATTCCCGGTGCACTGGATGTCACTATTCCCGGTGCCCTGGATGTCACTATTTCCGGTGCCCTGGATGTCACTATTCCCGGTGCACTGGATGTCACTATTCCCGGTGCCCTGGATGTCACTATTCCCGGTGCCCTGGATGTCACTATTCCCGGTGCCCTGGATGTCACTATTCCCGGTGCCCTGGATGTCACTATTCCCGGTGCCCAGGATGTCACTATTCCCGGTGCCCAGGATGTCACTATTCCCGGTGCCCTGGATGTCACTATTCCCGGTGCCCAGGATGTCACTATTCCCGGTGCCCTGGATGTCACTATTCCCGGTGCCCTGGATGTCACTATTCCCGGTGCCCTGGATGTCACTATTTTCGGTGCCCAGGATGTCACTATTCCCGGTGCCCAGGATGTCACTATTCCCGGTGCCCTGGATGTCACTATTCCCGGTGCCCAGGATGTCACTATTCCCGGTGCCCTGGATGTCACTATTCCCGGTGCCCTGGATGTCACTATTCCCGGTGCCCTGGATGTCACTATTCCCGGTGCCCTGGATGTCACTATTCCCGGTGCCCTGGATGTCACTATTCCCGGTGCACTGGATGTCACTATTCCCGGTGCCCAGGATGTCACTATTTCCGGTGCCCTGGATGTCACTATTCCCGGTGCCCAGGATGTCACTATTTCCGGTGCCCTGGATGTCACTATTCCCGGTGCCCTGGATGTCACTATTCCCGGTGCCCTGGATGTCACTATTCCCGGTGCCCTGGATGTCACTATTCCCGGTGCCCTGGATGTCACTATTCCCGGTGCACTGGATGTCACTATTCCCGGTGCCCTGGATGTCACTATTCCCGGTGCCCTGGATGTCACTATTCCCGGTGCCCAGGATGTCACTATTCCCGGTGCCCTGGATGTCACTATTCCCGGTGCCCTGGATGTCACTATTCCCGGTGCACTGGATGTCACTATTCCCGGTGCCCTGGATGTCACTATTCCCGGTGCCCTGGATGTCACTATTCCCGGTGCACTGGATGTCACTATTCCCGGTGCCCTGGATGTCACTATTCCCGGTGCCCTGGATGTCACTATTCCCGGTGCACTGGATGTCACTATTCCCGGTGCCCTGGATGTCACTATTCCCGGTGCCCTGGATGTCACTATTCCCGGTGCCCAGGATGTCACTATTCCCGGTGCCCTGGATGTCACTATTCCCGGTGCACTGGATGTCACTATTCCCGGTGCCCTGGATGTCACTATTCCCGGTGCCCTGGATGTCACTATTCCCGGTGCCCTGGATGTCACTATTCCCGGTGCCCTGGATGTCACTATTCCCGGTGCCCTGGATGTCACTATTCCCGGTGCCCTGGATGTCACTATTCCCGGTGCCCTGGATGTCACTATTCCCGGTGCCCTGGATGTCACTATTCCCGGTGCCCAGGATGTCACTATTCCCGGTGCCCTGGATGTCACTATTCCCGGTGCCCTGGATGTCACTATTCCCGGTGCCCTGGATGTCACTATTCCCGGTGCCCTGGATGTCACTATTCCCGGTGCCCTGGATGTCACTATTCCCGGTGCCCTGGATGTCACTATTCCCGGTGCCCTGGATGTCACTATTCCCGGTGCCCTGGATGTCACTATTCCCGGTGCACAGCCAGCTGCACGCTCAGAGAGTCGCCGCTCTATGTGGGGTCTTCCGGGACCAGCGCCAACATTTTTAACTCGTAAATCAGTGCAAATCATCAGCAGCTGTTACTGAGACCTACAAGCTGCCGACATGACTGCTGCATTGCGTGTTACGTGTAATGTCTGCTGTACGGCCTGTCCTACATGGGTAGATACAGgacatttggccgccatttcgtgggctcggtcacgcagccgctgcggcccgccccccattcggtccggccacgcctgcgtaacgtcacacgcagccgctgtggggcgacgagtagctcccggccagcgcgctaaagctgcgctggtcgggagctactcttgaagtgcaaaggcatcgccgctgtgcgatgcctttgcactttacacttctgtgcaggggggggggggggggcgtcactgacatgcggggcgggatagccctgtgctgagcgtccccccgcatgtcagtgtgaatgatcgtagctgtgctaaatttagcacagctacgatcatctcggaatgaccctatTAACACTTGGAGGCATATTTATTATAATATGAACAGGACGAGATTTTAATGGTCATGCCGATACTGGGATGACCCAAAGTTTTTAAATTATGGAACACaactctgaaaaagcttttgaccGCACTTCATGTTTGTTACTGTCTAGAGTGCGTGGGTCCCTGGGCTTTCACGGTAAGATCCTCACCGGGATCCGTGTGTTGTATCATTCCCCCACTGTCACAGTACCAGATAATGGCCGCATTTCTCACTTCCTCCCCTCGCAACTGGCAAATAGCGCTCGCTACTGTTATCCACTCTCCCCATTCATTTTTTCTATCTTAATCTggcaactaagggcctaattcaggggttcATTTAGCAGTCgttcaaacgcattgtcgccacccaccagggagtgtatttttgctttgcagaagtgcgaacgcctgtgcagcagagcggctgcaaaatcattttgtacaaaacaagaccagccctgtagttactcttcgtgtgcgttgattctaacgacggagggacgacttttgacgtcacacacccgcccagcgaacacccagccacgcctgcgtttcttctgccacgcctgcgtttttctaagcactccctaaaaacggtcagttcacacccagaaacgcccacttcatgtcaatcttcctgcgttcggccgtgcgacaggaatgttcgttagactctgtgcaaacccacgatgctcattgtacccgtacgacacgcctgtgctgcgaacaacagcagctagcgatcaactcggaatgaccccctcagttctgatcgcagcagcaaatttgttagcagttgggaaaaaccatgtgcactgcaggtggggcagatgtaacttgtgcagagagagttagatttgggtggggtgtgttcaatctgaaatctaaattgcagtgtaaaaataaagcagccagtatttaccctgcacataaacaaaataacccacccaaatctaactctctctgcacatgttacatctgcctcacctgcagtgcacatgggccctcattccgagttgatcactcgctaacgattttcactgcgcagcgatcaggtaaaaaatggcaaaactgcgcatgcgtatgcaccgcaatgcgcacgcgcgtcgtacgggtacaaacagcatcgttgctgtgctatgcttctagcgacgaatccattcgcatagctgatcgcaacgagattgacaggaagagggcgtttatgggtgtcaactgaccgttttcttagagtggtagggaaaacgtaggcgtgtccaggcgtttgcagggcgggcgtctgacgtcaattccgggacctccgacgctagaatcatcgtacaggataagtaactacagggctggtcttgttttgcacaaaatatttttgtaccgctcagcagcacaagcgatcgcacacttgcaaagcgaaaatacactcccagtgggcggcgactatgcgtttgcacggctgctaaaagtagctagcgagcgatcaactcggaatgagggccctggttttgcccattagctaacaaatttgctgctgcaatcagatctgaattaccccctaagatccaTCAGAACCCTAATATTTATGGAATTGCACTTCAGAAATCAGAAATTGGTCTTTATTCTGATGATGTCCTCTGGACTGTCTCTGACCCAGTCCTGTCCATTAAAGCTCTTcttccagggccatcttaacatataggcacactgggcagatgcCCAGGGCCCCACACTTCTAGGGGTCTTTGAGCAGTGGTGGGCTGGCACGCTGGTGCCaccagagcttcttgggaggcagatagagaatgaGAATTACACACATCTAGAGCGGCAAGGGAGCATTCTTTATCCGCCTTCCAGCCAGACAGTAAATACCTGCTAGTATTGATGGTCAGCattgatggctggagctatccaccaatcaaagtgcagcattctctatccgcctcccagcctgcagccagtcaGTAAATGGCtctcagcttgctgattggtggataactGGATTTgattcaccaatcagagtgcagcattctttacccacctcccagcctgcagccagtcagtgaatggctgtcagcatgctgattggtggatggttggggCTATCCAGCCATCAGAGtggtgacagccattcactgtatggaagcatgcggAGAGACGGTGCGGCACcacattttttatttattcccatgaatgTGTTTGTGTCGGAGCCcgttgcattgctttgcccagggcctacaacgcTGGTAAGACAGCCCTGCCTTCTTCAAGAAAATGCTCTTTATAGTCACTACTCATGTATATAAACTTAATCCCCATAAACttgaaatttttattttatctcactgtgggtgggatgtactaaagtgaaaatgcgataaaaccccgttTTCGGGagttttatcgcattttcgtataccctatagaagcctatgggattcttatcgccggccgccacaacccgccgctccCCACCGCAGGCGACGAACTCCCCTCCCCCTCGGTATACCtttctccaggaagcctggacccggacGGTAATCTCCTCCCCcttgcaacgcagccggaggtccttccggctgcaggggggaggaggaggcgccggagaCAGCCTGCTGCCTGGCAGAGGAGCAGGTGAAGAgctcggggaggtgacggagaccccccgcaccccacctcacaggtatcgcgggggggcctccgttagtacatatgtgatcaacatcgctgcgataggtGGCGATGAATGTTGATACATCCCGCCCAGAACCTATAAGACTAAGCCTGGCTTATCACTTCCCTTTCACTGGCACCACAAGAAGATAATGTATCATGGTGTCTTTATGACTCTGCCAATATCATCAGCTATTACAGGCCAGTCCTCCCCACTATTACATCACTTGGAGTCATCagttaaagggcctaattcagacctgatcgcagcagcaaaattgttctctaatgggcaaaaccatgtgcactgcaggtggggcagatattagAGAGACAAACTTCCCAACGTCTCCCTACCAATAGTAAGATGATGAATCTATGTGCCAGGAGCCTGAACAGTCCCTGCGGGGGAGTAGGACCAGGAGTATGTTCCCACACTTGGATTAGGTTGCACAATGTTGCATCACTTAGCGGTAACCTGGCTTTCCTGCATGTGTTACATCGGGGGGAGGGGGCACCGTCTGCACCCCAAGGGGCTCCATCTCCCCACAGGCTGCAGCAGTAATACGAAAAACACGGAGCAGACACAGTTGTGTTTGTGAAATGGGATTACCATTGTTGAGTGTAAGCCTCATACACCGGACCAGTCCTGCCCATAGCGTTACAATATACTGTAGGGACAGCCAGCAGGACAAGTGGTTCCTGGAAATCCCCTATCAAATAACAACAAGCGTCCTGAGCAGTAATTGCCCTGTAATCTGCACTGATTACTTGTTACACAGGTTTGTGCTGTTCACACGCCACCTAGTGACGGCTAGTGAGTACTGCGCTACACCTGAGAGAATACAGACTTTATGGCCTCCAGTGTGGGCATATACGTGTCTGAGTTTGCAAACTGTTCAGCAACATGCCCGCAGTGCGACACTTCTATCACTCACCCATAGGACTGTACATGTCTGTGCATCTGAGTAGCATCCAGTACATGTCACACACCGGGCGAAATGTATGCATGTGCGGTACGGGTGTTACACGATCGGACGCAGTACGCCTGCAGACGGCAGCAGGGTGGGGGTGCCGGCGGCTGCAACTGCCCCTCTGTGAGCACACACAGGAAGGGACCGTGTGGGGCAGGTaaggggagtggcggcaaaaacgcaggccattttttggggtgtgtatctgccttcagctgcaatcatgtacgtAGAGAACATGGCTCCAGCGGCACTACTGCCGCGGTCaggctgcgtagccatagggcAACCCGTACAGTCCATGTTCCTCATTCCTGCGTATTCTGTAGGCTGCGGAGGTGTACGGCTTCGGTGGGCCTCTCTTTTCATGtcagggcggcagcttcacttgttgACATTAGCAGTtttgtagcctagaaaatcgcacttGCTAAAGCACGTGCGTACAAACATCAATTAGGGGCCCATGTATCAAAAATATCTGCGGCTAGTTTCCGGGGGTTATCTGCAAATATTAGGTAT is part of the Pseudophryne corroboree isolate aPseCor3 chromosome 11, aPseCor3.hap2, whole genome shotgun sequence genome and harbors:
- the LOC134968630 gene encoding elastin-like; the encoded protein is MVSAVHEEKEGGPKLLRGSHPGAEQSGALDVTIPGALDVTIPGAQDVTISGALDVTIPGAQDVTIPGALDVTIPGALDVTIPGAQDVTIPGALDVTIPGALDVTIPGALDVTIPGALDVTIPGALDVTIPGALDVTIPGALDVTISGALDVTIPGALDVTIPGALDVTIPGALDVTIPGALDVTIPGALDVTIPGAQDVTIPGAQDVTIPGALDVTIPGAQDVTIPGALDVTIPGALDVTIPGALDVTIFGAQDVTIPGAQDVTIPGALDVTIPGAQDVTIPGALDVTIPGALDVTIPGALDVTIPGALDVTIPGALDVTIPGALDVTIPGAQDVTISGALDVTIPGAQDVTISGALDVTIPGALDVTIPGALDVTIPGALDVTIPGALDVTIPGALDVTIPGALDVTIPGALDVTIPGAQDVTIPGALDVTIPGALDVTIPGALDVTIPGALDVTIPGALDVTIPGALDVTIPGALDVTIPGALDVTIPGALDVTIPGALDVTIPGALDVTIPGAQDVTIPGALDVTIPGALDVTIPGALDVTIPGALDVTIPGALDVTIPGALDVTIPGALDVTIPGALDVTIPGALDVTIPGALDVTIPGAQDVTIPGALDVTIPGALDVTIPGALDVTIPGALDVTIPGALDVTIPGALDVTIPGALDVTIPGALDVTIPGAQPAARSESRRSMWGLPGPAPTFLTRKSVQIISSCY